The following coding sequences lie in one Candidatus Planktophila sulfonica genomic window:
- a CDS encoding type II toxin-antitoxin system death-on-curing family toxin, which yields MPAIQYLTVPDVLAMHMVLIKKYGGSDGIRDMGALESALARPQSGYYKDVIESAAALLESLAINHPFIDGNKRVAFAATDTFLRINGYTINSDSQALHKALMKFFDTGQFKMGTLEPWLRKLL from the coding sequence ATGCCAGCTATCCAATACCTCACTGTTCCTGATGTCCTCGCCATGCATATGGTGCTCATTAAGAAATACGGCGGCAGCGATGGCATTCGCGATATGGGTGCACTTGAATCTGCCTTAGCCAGACCCCAATCGGGGTATTACAAAGATGTCATTGAATCAGCAGCAGCGCTACTTGAGAGCCTGGCTATCAATCACCCGTTTATCGATGGTAACAAGAGAGTTGCATTTGCTGCGACCGATACTTTTTTGAGAATTAATGGATACACAATCAATTCCGATAGCCAAGCACTCCATAAGGCACTAATGAAATTTTTCGATACTGGTCAATTCAAAATGGGAACCTTGGAGCCGTGGCTTCGTAAGCTATTGTGA
- a CDS encoding cytochrome b5 domain-containing protein — translation MRRTLTTAIALALAFTIAPSASAHQPVVLLDTDTTPAAGPLLADGTVSFAVRASFTKSGQKKAFRAALKNGDQFDLQYLIVDKKPENAMKSTLLPQLVITSPTGKKTTIKYTERTKFYEPFGRTNFLYLARYSVPAEAGIYNFVITSRAKAAITIAVGDRETQGEVLRGPAPTPTPAMAATPTATPTKEAPQPSASPTPEVTTQSAYTMAKVKENNSAASCWTVVSGNVYDLTQWIKSHPGGSSAILSLCGTDGTASFKAQHRGSGRPESTLAGYLLAPLAK, via the coding sequence ATGCGCCGCACCCTAACCACTGCAATCGCACTTGCACTAGCTTTCACCATCGCACCATCTGCTTCCGCTCATCAACCTGTCGTGCTTCTTGATACAGATACCACTCCAGCTGCTGGTCCACTTCTTGCCGACGGCACAGTTTCATTTGCGGTTCGAGCTTCATTTACCAAGTCAGGTCAGAAGAAAGCTTTTCGCGCAGCGCTTAAAAATGGCGATCAATTCGATCTGCAGTATTTGATTGTCGATAAGAAGCCTGAGAACGCAATGAAGAGCACCTTGCTTCCTCAGCTGGTAATTACTTCACCAACAGGTAAGAAGACCACAATCAAATACACTGAACGAACAAAATTCTACGAACCATTTGGCCGCACCAATTTCCTCTATCTAGCGCGCTATTCAGTCCCTGCAGAAGCTGGTATCTACAATTTTGTAATCACTTCCCGTGCAAAAGCCGCAATTACAATCGCAGTCGGAGATCGTGAAACACAAGGAGAAGTTCTCCGTGGACCGGCGCCAACACCGACTCCTGCAATGGCTGCAACCCCGACAGCTACTCCAACCAAGGAAGCACCACAACCTTCTGCATCACCAACTCCTGAAGTAACAACACAATCTGCCTACACAATGGCAAAAGTGAAAGAGAACAACTCAGCAGCAAGTTGTTGGACCGTTGTCAGCGGAAATGTTTATGACCTGACCCAATGGATTAAATCCCACCCTGGTGGATCTTCTGCGATCTTGAGCCTTTGTGGCACAGATGGAACCGCATCATTTAAGGCACAACACCGCGGTTCAGGTCGACCAGAATCAACGCTGGCCGGATATTTACTCGCGCCGTTAGCTAAATAG
- a CDS encoding DarT ssDNA thymidine ADP-ribosyltransferase family protein — translation MQEPRELKEVLDLARESQDEERYNLVGELNRRKVKNLFHFTHVDNLESIFRIGFKPKAVLTSQSIDFIETDNERFDGITQSISFSLEYPNEWLLRHKIRQFGFNFVVLQLPASLLLSHPFLAFPGNAAGGAFLEHRLENPTEYIGLRGIQNLFLSPHVRNLNNLESNQPTDIQSEILILKDIAASHISKIHIPVNLAKSLNFPMLFPTPEYHLDCDCAFFRPYQYKPYDQRRFHAGWRITS, via the coding sequence ATGCAGGAACCTAGAGAACTGAAGGAAGTTCTCGACCTGGCCCGAGAAAGCCAAGATGAAGAAAGATACAACTTGGTCGGTGAGCTGAACCGGAGAAAAGTAAAAAATCTTTTCCACTTCACGCACGTCGATAACCTGGAATCAATATTTAGGATTGGCTTTAAACCAAAAGCAGTACTCACAAGTCAGTCAATTGACTTCATTGAAACAGATAACGAACGATTCGACGGTATAACTCAATCAATTTCGTTTTCACTCGAATATCCAAATGAGTGGTTACTCAGACACAAGATTCGCCAATTCGGATTCAATTTCGTAGTGCTTCAACTACCCGCAAGCCTGCTTTTGTCCCATCCTTTTTTGGCATTTCCAGGAAATGCTGCCGGCGGCGCTTTCCTCGAGCATCGACTAGAGAATCCAACAGAATATATAGGGTTACGTGGCATCCAGAATCTGTTTCTGAGTCCTCATGTTAGAAATCTGAATAATCTAGAATCAAATCAGCCAACCGATATTCAATCTGAAATTCTGATTCTAAAAGACATAGCGGCCTCCCATATTTCAAAAATCCACATTCCTGTTAATCTCGCGAAAAGTCTTAATTTTCCGATGCTATTTCCGACACCCGAATATCATTTGGATTGTGACTGTGCTTTCTTTCGACCCTACCAATACAAACCTTATGACCAACGTAGATTTCATGCAGGATGGCGGATTACCTCGTGA
- the mutM gene encoding bifunctional DNA-formamidopyrimidine glycosylase/DNA-(apurinic or apyrimidinic site) lyase, producing the protein MPELPEVETVRRGLDHLITGYRITEAQNLHPRALKPESIAPLASLVGAKITGTNRRGKFLWLTLNRPYVLVAHLGMSGQFLIHQKDRPKATHIRAQFQLKKPLRSLDLVFNDQRTFGWLSVEETTNNVPTSAQHIAPDPFDPLFNKQTTVNNYLKRNIKIKTALLNQEIMSGVGNIYADETLWRAKIHPETLTSELTPKKVATIIDFATEVMQEAINQGGTSFDDLYINVNGESGFFEQSLAAYGQEDEPCPRCGTPIKRITFGARSSHFCPRCQRRK; encoded by the coding sequence GTGCCCGAACTTCCAGAGGTTGAAACAGTTCGCCGCGGCCTCGATCACCTCATCACCGGTTATCGCATCACCGAAGCCCAGAACCTGCACCCACGCGCACTCAAACCAGAATCCATCGCACCACTTGCATCCCTTGTCGGCGCAAAGATCACCGGCACCAATCGCCGCGGAAAATTCCTCTGGCTCACACTCAATCGCCCCTATGTCTTAGTCGCACACTTGGGCATGAGCGGACAATTTCTCATCCACCAGAAAGATCGCCCCAAAGCCACACATATCCGCGCACAATTTCAATTGAAGAAACCACTGCGCTCACTCGATCTCGTCTTTAACGACCAGCGCACCTTTGGTTGGTTATCAGTTGAAGAGACCACCAACAACGTCCCCACATCTGCCCAACACATTGCACCAGATCCATTTGATCCACTCTTTAACAAGCAAACCACCGTCAACAATTACTTAAAGCGCAATATCAAGATAAAGACCGCACTCCTCAATCAAGAGATCATGTCCGGAGTCGGCAATATCTATGCCGATGAAACCTTATGGCGCGCCAAGATCCACCCTGAAACTTTGACCTCAGAACTAACTCCCAAGAAAGTAGCAACCATCATCGACTTCGCCACCGAAGTGATGCAGGAAGCAATCAACCAAGGTGGAACTTCATTTGATGACCTATATATCAACGTCAACGGTGAATCCGGATTCTTTGAACAATCCCTTGCCGCCTATGGCCAAGAAGATGAACCATGTCCGCGCTGTGGAACACCCATCAAACGCATTACCTTTGGAGCCCGCTCATCTCATTTCTGCCCACGCTGTCAAAGGAGAAAATAA
- a CDS encoding DUF2256 domain-containing protein, protein MQAKIKNGFPPKTCLRCERPFEWRKKWARDWENVKYCSEKCKAGK, encoded by the coding sequence ATGCAGGCAAAGATCAAGAACGGCTTCCCACCCAAGACCTGCCTGCGCTGTGAACGCCCCTTCGAATGGCGTAAGAAATGGGCGCGCGATTGGGAGAACGTGAAGTACTGCTCCGAAAAATGTAAAGCAGGAAAGTAA
- a CDS encoding DarT1-associated NADAR antitoxin family protein: protein MTARIIFRPKQGEEEILFTEELVEFQWVPGLAISQGRKSVINLHEAAISKHGIQRILEISTRSQNELGISLSAFNLQVSIAGRNYPVEAVYQASKVFQNGGPFLDLMSASALDSKKDLRLKNSGELIGFRFENQDWPLTTSPNFYDYLYIRALIENVNRRKLLQFDAFSDIAFNQNTLNSKVGKSFNCQARSAAIYVSLLGKMDEDTILKWLVSSSQEMRVQPDQLDLF, encoded by the coding sequence GTGACCGCAAGAATTATTTTTAGACCTAAACAGGGCGAAGAGGAGATCCTGTTCACAGAGGAATTAGTGGAGTTTCAATGGGTTCCTGGCTTGGCTATTTCACAAGGTCGAAAATCCGTGATCAACCTACATGAAGCCGCCATTTCAAAACACGGCATCCAAAGAATTCTAGAGATTTCAACTCGATCTCAAAATGAACTCGGAATTTCACTAAGTGCCTTCAATCTCCAAGTTTCGATCGCGGGGCGAAATTACCCGGTCGAAGCCGTTTACCAAGCCTCGAAAGTATTCCAAAATGGTGGTCCATTCCTAGATTTAATGTCTGCAAGTGCACTTGATTCTAAAAAAGATTTGCGACTGAAGAATTCTGGGGAGCTTATTGGGTTCCGATTCGAGAATCAGGATTGGCCACTTACGACCTCACCCAATTTCTATGATTATCTCTACATCCGCGCACTTATCGAGAACGTGAACAGAAGAAAGCTTTTGCAATTTGATGCATTCAGTGACATCGCATTCAACCAAAACACTTTGAACTCCAAGGTTGGAAAGTCGTTCAACTGTCAGGCAAGGTCGGCGGCAATTTATGTTTCTTTGCTAGGCAAAATGGATGAAGACACTATTTTGAAGTGGCTGGTGTCTAGCTCACAGGAGATGCGCGTTCAGCCTGATCAACTTGATCTGTTCTGA
- a CDS encoding ABC transporter permease — MSYTASKTLPYNVELYRQLKRKRTAFAYAFVLSLPILVAIAVKFGPSGNSGGPTRLGSGTTDLIGLATIGAANFTTTMLYFATPFLLVTVVALFNGDTVASEASWSTLRYLLASPVPRRRLLIQKIKVSLTLSAIAVLLMPISAWIVGTIAFGTKPLQTPLGATFTNSVALSRIAIMTGYLAISLLFVAGLAFYLSVRTDAPLGAVGVAVGISILLNILDAITALGSIRNWLPVHYAFSWFDALSTTIDWSVMIRGASYCFISGTVLYALAINRFAHKDITS, encoded by the coding sequence ATGAGCTACACAGCTTCGAAGACTCTTCCCTATAACGTAGAGCTCTATCGCCAGTTAAAGCGCAAACGCACCGCCTTTGCTTACGCATTCGTACTTTCACTGCCAATCCTTGTTGCTATCGCAGTGAAGTTCGGCCCATCAGGAAACAGCGGGGGACCAACCCGTCTGGGTTCTGGAACAACTGACCTTATTGGTCTTGCAACCATTGGCGCTGCCAACTTCACCACCACTATGTTGTACTTCGCCACACCGTTCCTTCTTGTCACAGTAGTTGCGCTCTTTAATGGCGACACTGTTGCATCAGAAGCATCGTGGTCAACGCTTCGTTACCTACTTGCATCCCCAGTTCCACGTCGACGTTTGTTGATTCAAAAGATCAAGGTAAGCCTCACACTTTCAGCGATTGCTGTACTGCTGATGCCGATATCCGCCTGGATAGTTGGCACCATTGCATTCGGAACAAAACCTTTACAGACGCCACTTGGCGCAACTTTCACCAACTCTGTTGCCCTTTCGCGAATCGCAATCATGACTGGCTACCTTGCAATTTCACTTCTCTTCGTCGCAGGCCTTGCCTTCTACTTAAGCGTTCGTACCGATGCACCACTTGGCGCCGTCGGCGTCGCAGTTGGTATCTCAATCTTGCTCAACATTCTTGATGCCATCACCGCGCTCGGCAGCATTCGCAACTGGCTTCCTGTTCACTACGCCTTCTCATGGTTTGACGCCCTGTCCACCACCATCGATTGGTCAGTCATGATCCGCGGTGCCAGCTACTGCTTCATCTCCGGAACTGTTCTATACGCGCTAGCCATCAATCGCTTCGCTCATAAGGACATCACTTCCTAG
- a CDS encoding UbiA family prenyltransferase, with translation MKKFQGLRKASHFGPTLIVTTIGFAFATHYWWEGPAYVIAFGIFCGQLIVGWTNDLYDYQDDLSHNRTKKPLVAGLITPAFLRKWIYFMTPFAFIANLLGPLGFYGGLVYMLGIACGLAYNFYFKFTPLSPLPYAIAFAALPSSIAISKEITPPTWMWLGGALFGMAAHFINVIKDMDEDQKSGINGLPQRLGKRRSIMAATILIALGLLALL, from the coding sequence ATGAAGAAGTTCCAAGGCCTGCGTAAAGCTTCACACTTTGGTCCCACACTCATCGTCACCACAATCGGTTTCGCATTCGCCACTCACTACTGGTGGGAAGGCCCGGCATATGTCATCGCCTTCGGAATCTTCTGCGGCCAACTCATTGTCGGTTGGACCAATGATCTCTATGACTACCAAGACGACTTAAGCCACAACCGCACCAAGAAACCACTCGTTGCAGGACTCATCACTCCTGCTTTCTTGCGCAAGTGGATCTACTTCATGACTCCCTTTGCATTCATCGCTAATCTCCTTGGCCCACTCGGCTTCTACGGAGGACTCGTCTACATGCTCGGCATCGCATGTGGCCTTGCCTATAACTTCTACTTTAAATTCACTCCTCTTTCACCACTTCCATATGCCATCGCATTTGCGGCCCTTCCATCATCGATAGCAATCTCAAAAGAGATCACACCACCTACATGGATGTGGCTCGGGGGAGCGCTCTTTGGAATGGCTGCACACTTCATCAACGTCATCAAAGATATGGATGAAGATCAGAAAAGCGGCATCAACGGCCTACCTCAACGCCTCGGTAAGCGCCGCTCCATCATGGCAGCAACGATTCTTATCGCTCTCGGTCTTCTCGCTCTACTGTAA
- a CDS encoding tetratricopeptide repeat protein → MSAENNEKDIREQELWDRISTSEGTERAEVLDELSHIAYKRDNYIECLHLVDTSIDIYFKQGGLEIYLKEIMHLYHGKVHCFENLKRHAEAAEMHQELAKMKNLDDDIEAQAEELRAAGRAWYKVEEWRKSLDNHLAAKALTYPDITTMTMGVDNLNIGMALAKLNNYKDAVDSYLSARTLCKEAKNPEFVNWCDNYLALAYIALSNGPEARFHAQHYFNYCKVAEDVGMEGYARYRLGTAHLLCQEYEEAEKHLHRSLELLTLEEDKDWEDIVAINKDLAKALTALDRAEEAQARLERVKTIEETIAA, encoded by the coding sequence GTGAGCGCCGAAAACAACGAGAAAGATATCCGAGAGCAAGAACTCTGGGATCGCATCAGCACGTCCGAAGGGACTGAACGAGCTGAAGTTCTAGATGAACTCAGCCACATCGCTTACAAGCGAGATAACTACATAGAGTGCTTACATTTAGTAGATACCTCAATTGATATCTACTTTAAACAAGGTGGATTAGAAATCTACCTCAAAGAGATCATGCATCTCTACCATGGCAAAGTGCATTGCTTTGAAAATCTCAAGCGCCACGCAGAAGCTGCAGAAATGCATCAAGAACTCGCCAAGATGAAGAATCTTGATGATGACATTGAGGCACAAGCAGAAGAGCTGCGAGCAGCAGGGCGTGCTTGGTACAAAGTAGAAGAATGGCGCAAGTCGCTCGACAATCACCTCGCCGCAAAGGCACTAACTTATCCAGACATTACAACCATGACGATGGGAGTTGATAACCTCAACATCGGAATGGCACTAGCGAAACTTAATAATTACAAAGACGCTGTCGATAGTTACTTAAGCGCTCGCACGCTCTGCAAAGAGGCAAAGAACCCCGAATTCGTTAACTGGTGCGATAACTACTTAGCGCTGGCATACATCGCCCTAAGCAACGGCCCAGAAGCACGATTCCACGCACAGCACTACTTCAACTACTGCAAAGTAGCTGAAGATGTTGGAATGGAAGGTTACGCACGTTACCGGCTCGGTACAGCACACCTTCTCTGCCAAGAGTATGAAGAAGCAGAAAAGCATCTGCATCGGTCACTCGAGCTACTTACCCTGGAAGAAGATAAGGATTGGGAAGATATCGTCGCAATCAACAAAGACCTGGCGAAAGCTTTAACAGCCCTAGATCGAGCAGAAGAGGCCCAAGCCCGCCTGGAGCGTGTCAAAACTATTGAGGAAACAATTGCAGCTTGA
- a CDS encoding DUF305 domain-containing protein has product MQITIDKKTGVFLAIIALLLATIASLAINRGDRGDHNGSQGMGHHNDSSHGKASGNYTGADIMFLQMMIPHHQQAVDISDLAISKSKDAELLALAKKIRADQAAEIVQMKAWLKDAGASEDMGHSMDGMGGMLNDAELSALKIESGSKFDILWLKGMTGHHDGAIHMTQMIEDAQNADIKAFGVKVIADQSAQIAQMKEMLNRIK; this is encoded by the coding sequence ATGCAGATCACAATTGATAAGAAGACCGGCGTATTTCTCGCCATCATTGCGCTACTTCTTGCCACAATCGCATCCCTTGCCATCAACCGCGGAGATCGCGGCGACCACAATGGCTCTCAAGGCATGGGCCACCACAACGATTCTTCTCATGGCAAAGCTTCTGGTAATTACACGGGTGCCGACATCATGTTCTTGCAGATGATGATTCCTCATCACCAACAAGCAGTTGATATCTCAGACCTTGCCATCAGTAAATCTAAGGATGCGGAACTACTGGCTCTTGCAAAGAAGATTCGCGCAGACCAGGCAGCAGAGATTGTTCAGATGAAAGCCTGGCTTAAAGATGCCGGTGCATCAGAAGATATGGGCCACTCCATGGATGGCATGGGCGGAATGCTCAACGATGCTGAACTATCAGCTCTGAAAATAGAGAGCGGCTCCAAGTTCGACATTTTGTGGCTCAAGGGAATGACAGGCCACCACGATGGTGCAATCCATATGACTCAGATGATTGAAGATGCGCAGAATGCCGATATCAAGGCTTTCGGTGTAAAGGTCATTGCTGATCAATCAGCGCAAATCGCTCAGATGAAAGAGATGCTCAACCGCATTAAATAA
- a CDS encoding ubiquinol-cytochrome c reductase iron-sulfur subunit, whose product MAQVSRREVLAGVCGIAALSVAGAPQASASAVKKLADGRLSVNIKALPALKEVGGSVRVGSLKGQPVGLSRTGPSTFIAFSLMCPHQGVTVVKSETGWECKAHGSQFESDGELTFGPATTRLPQVRAKVSGSKVIIG is encoded by the coding sequence ATGGCGCAAGTTTCTCGTCGTGAAGTTCTTGCAGGTGTCTGCGGGATAGCAGCTCTGAGTGTGGCTGGCGCTCCCCAGGCATCTGCAAGTGCGGTGAAGAAACTTGCCGATGGACGTCTTTCAGTAAATATCAAAGCTCTTCCTGCCTTGAAAGAGGTAGGCGGTTCTGTACGGGTCGGAAGTTTGAAGGGCCAGCCAGTGGGTTTATCTCGCACTGGCCCTTCAACTTTCATCGCATTTTCACTGATGTGCCCACATCAAGGAGTCACAGTCGTTAAAAGTGAGACTGGGTGGGAGTGCAAGGCGCATGGTTCTCAATTCGAATCAGATGGCGAGCTAACTTTCGGGCCAGCAACAACTCGCTTGCCTCAGGTGCGCGCCAAAGTAAGCGGCAGCAAAGTAATTATTGGTTAA
- a CDS encoding DCC1-like thiol-disulfide oxidoreductase family protein, producing MNPIATVIFDGECRFCLASLNWLRLNADINAHPFQQADLASFGLTRAECEKEVIAIIDGTTHRGAAAIAHLLALRGNGNLSRLISSSGKLGDASYHWVATHRNSLVIQAFTRVLELSRKNPASE from the coding sequence ATGAATCCAATCGCCACAGTCATCTTCGATGGCGAATGCAGATTCTGTCTCGCATCCCTTAACTGGCTACGCCTCAATGCAGATATCAACGCACACCCATTCCAACAGGCAGACCTCGCCTCCTTCGGCCTGACCCGCGCCGAGTGCGAGAAAGAAGTCATCGCAATCATCGACGGCACCACACACCGCGGCGCCGCAGCCATCGCACACCTGCTCGCACTTCGCGGCAACGGCAACCTTTCACGCCTCATCTCTTCCTCAGGAAAACTGGGCGATGCTAGTTATCACTGGGTAGCAACGCATCGAAACTCACTCGTGATCCAAGCTTTCACTAGAGTGCTTGAGCTTTCACGAAAAAACCCCGCCAGCGAATGA
- a CDS encoding esterase-like activity of phytase family protein — protein sequence MKKLLAAALAVALIQIPFAGNAADAPSLVSTATLGDISLKNVSNAAVTDAVSDDQGVLLGGIGSDLYHDPSDPKDIFYVITDRGPNNDTVQPDKSAGTGFVVPGFSPIIMKVRITGADVEVLETKAITLKNRKGVSGLPNVKGYDAVPTDVKGITSSALYNVAGQDSEGIVRLSNGQYWIVDEYAPSLTNLTSDAVVKRRYVPTNWLGSSTEFSISKSIPEIYLKRKANRGFEALAVTPDERTLFIGLQSPLLNPSSTVGNASLATRILRFDIRSKTFTGEFVFGFEKQSVVDAKSTKASDLKLSALVALDSDTLIVQERTDNSFLLSTIEIENSANILGTKWDLASTTPSLESYTGAGTHAEVEALIALAQKKIIFNSTSIPTMPMKIEGVAVIDSNHIVVVNDNDFNFAYNATTGKVENGSTKSSFLTIKLAVALPTTPEIALAKFGKACLTEGAKSADLTCKANGRDLRWRK from the coding sequence ATGAAGAAACTCCTCGCTGCCGCACTCGCTGTGGCACTTATTCAAATTCCATTTGCAGGAAATGCTGCTGATGCACCATCGCTTGTCTCGACTGCGACCCTTGGCGATATCTCGCTGAAGAACGTGTCGAATGCCGCTGTTACAGATGCTGTCAGCGATGACCAGGGCGTACTGCTCGGAGGTATCGGATCGGATTTGTATCACGATCCAAGTGACCCAAAAGATATTTTCTACGTCATCACAGATCGCGGTCCCAATAACGACACTGTGCAGCCAGATAAGTCAGCAGGAACGGGCTTTGTTGTCCCAGGTTTCTCTCCCATCATCATGAAGGTGCGCATTACAGGCGCTGATGTTGAAGTACTTGAGACAAAGGCAATTACCCTCAAGAACCGCAAAGGTGTCTCTGGACTTCCAAACGTAAAGGGCTATGACGCAGTTCCAACCGATGTGAAGGGAATTACCTCCTCAGCTCTGTATAACGTAGCTGGACAAGATTCAGAAGGGATTGTTCGTCTCAGCAATGGCCAGTACTGGATTGTTGACGAATATGCACCGAGCCTGACCAACTTGACCTCCGATGCAGTGGTGAAGCGTCGTTACGTTCCAACAAATTGGCTTGGATCAAGCACAGAATTCTCAATTTCAAAGTCGATCCCTGAGATTTATCTCAAGCGTAAGGCTAACCGTGGATTTGAAGCTCTTGCAGTCACGCCTGATGAACGCACATTGTTCATCGGCCTACAGAGTCCACTTCTTAACCCTTCATCAACTGTTGGAAATGCCAGCCTTGCTACTCGAATCCTCCGCTTTGATATTCGCTCAAAGACTTTTACGGGTGAGTTCGTCTTTGGGTTTGAGAAGCAGTCTGTCGTGGATGCCAAATCAACAAAGGCGAGTGATCTTAAACTCTCAGCTCTTGTTGCTCTAGATTCAGATACTTTGATTGTTCAGGAACGCACTGATAACTCTTTCTTGCTCTCTACAATCGAAATAGAAAATTCAGCAAATATCCTTGGCACAAAATGGGATCTCGCATCAACAACTCCATCACTTGAGAGCTACACGGGTGCTGGCACGCATGCTGAAGTTGAAGCGTTGATTGCTTTGGCACAGAAGAAGATCATCTTCAACTCAACTTCGATTCCTACTATGCCGATGAAGATTGAAGGCGTTGCAGTTATCGATTCAAACCATATCGTTGTTGTGAACGACAATGACTTCAACTTTGCCTACAACGCAACAACAGGCAAGGTCGAAAACGGTTCGACTAAATCATCATTCCTAACTATCAAGTTGGCAGTAGCGCTGCCTACGACTCCAGAGATTGCTCTGGCTAAGTTCGGTAAAGCATGCCTGACAGAAGGAGCTAAGAGCGCCGACCTTACATGTAAGGCAAACGGGCGCGATTTGCGCTGGAGAAAGTAA
- a CDS encoding CPBP family intramembrane glutamic endopeptidase: MSIERVRSWYWSLGKFESIVALSIVTILALLLFRLPEVSYFKGIYFNETLQFSLIALFGLICVLMVKPPTITFLGWPRMGIIAGFAVSIAVVWSIMEISIGYDIKQPFRVKIAGVLFILSIGLAEEMISRVLIFGTLRRFGTLFAVVVSSFMFGFMHVNVYLPEWDGWAAYWHVMSATGFGFFACALFIATRSYWIVVVFHALADWTVVFDKRNTIGGEDYSVGILEGILWGIEDLFYPPIWLGLLILYMLRGKWPKWVIRLAIKWKLVEQAEAITK, encoded by the coding sequence ATGTCGATAGAGCGCGTACGGAGTTGGTATTGGTCATTGGGGAAGTTTGAATCCATTGTGGCGTTGTCCATTGTCACTATATTGGCATTGCTGCTCTTTCGCTTGCCCGAGGTTTCATACTTCAAGGGCATTTACTTCAACGAGACTTTGCAATTTAGCCTGATTGCGCTGTTCGGATTGATTTGTGTCTTGATGGTTAAACCCCCGACGATTACTTTCTTGGGTTGGCCGCGAATGGGAATTATTGCTGGATTTGCTGTTTCCATTGCAGTGGTGTGGTCCATCATGGAAATCTCTATTGGGTATGACATCAAGCAGCCTTTTCGCGTAAAGATTGCCGGAGTGCTTTTCATACTCTCCATTGGGCTAGCGGAAGAGATGATCAGCCGCGTATTGATCTTTGGAACCTTACGCAGATTTGGAACTCTCTTTGCGGTTGTTGTTTCATCATTCATGTTCGGATTTATGCATGTCAACGTCTATCTACCTGAGTGGGATGGGTGGGCGGCGTATTGGCACGTTATGAGCGCTACGGGCTTTGGGTTCTTTGCCTGTGCGCTCTTTATCGCAACTAGAAGTTATTGGATTGTTGTCGTATTTCATGCCCTCGCTGACTGGACCGTGGTTTTCGATAAACGAAACACGATTGGCGGCGAGGATTACTCTGTTGGAATCCTTGAAGGCATTCTGTGGGGAATTGAGGATCTCTTCTACCCACCAATCTGGTTGGGTTTACTGATTCTCTATATGTTGCGTGGCAAGTGGCCAAAGTGGGTTATCCGCCTGGCGATCAAGTGGAAGTTAGTTGAACAAGCTGAGGCAATAACGAAGTGA